One genomic segment of Actinoplanes ianthinogenes includes these proteins:
- a CDS encoding sulfite exporter TauE/SafE family protein, whose amino-acid sequence MDFTMALAGLGVGIVVGLTGMGGGALMTPILVLFFGINPVAAIGSDLVASAIMKPFGGAVHAKRGTVNWTLVAWLCAGSVPSAFLGVLLLRAFGDDESLQHGVKIALGVALLLAVGGMLLKAWISRRDGDGPAPAITVKPIPTLLVGIMGGLVVGLTSVGSGSLIIVALLALYPMLRANDLVGTDLVQAIPLVTAAALGHMLFGDMQWGIAGAVVLGSIPGVLIGSRISSRAPGGLVRSALIIVLLASSLKLFDLPTMVVGVVAAASVLVAVAVGLIGKSRARRTPAAPELDREAVSV is encoded by the coding sequence ATGGATTTCACCATGGCGCTCGCCGGTCTCGGCGTCGGGATCGTCGTCGGCCTGACCGGCATGGGTGGCGGCGCCCTGATGACGCCGATCCTGGTGCTCTTCTTCGGCATCAACCCGGTCGCCGCGATCGGCAGCGACCTGGTCGCCAGCGCGATCATGAAGCCGTTCGGCGGGGCGGTGCACGCCAAGCGCGGCACGGTCAACTGGACGCTGGTCGCCTGGCTCTGCGCCGGCAGCGTGCCCAGCGCCTTCCTCGGCGTGCTGCTGCTGCGCGCGTTCGGCGACGACGAGTCGCTGCAGCACGGTGTCAAGATCGCCCTGGGCGTGGCGCTGCTGCTGGCCGTCGGCGGCATGCTGCTCAAGGCGTGGATCAGCCGCCGGGACGGTGACGGCCCGGCCCCGGCGATCACCGTCAAGCCGATCCCGACCCTGCTGGTCGGCATCATGGGCGGCCTGGTCGTCGGGCTCACCTCGGTCGGCTCCGGCTCCCTGATCATCGTGGCGCTGCTCGCGCTGTATCCGATGCTGCGCGCCAACGACCTGGTCGGCACCGATCTGGTCCAGGCGATCCCGCTGGTCACCGCCGCCGCGCTGGGCCACATGCTGTTCGGCGACATGCAGTGGGGCATCGCGGGCGCGGTGGTGCTCGGCTCGATCCCCGGCGTGCTGATCGGCTCCCGGATCTCCTCGCGGGCCCCCGGCGGCCTGGTCCGGTCCGCGCTGATCATCGTGCTGCTGGCCAGCTCGCTCAAGCTCTTCGACCTGCCCACCATGGTGGTCGGCGTGGTCGCCGCCGCGTCGGTGCTGGTGGCGGTCGCGGTCGGCCTGATCGGCAAGAGCCGCGCGAGGCGCACGCCGGCCGCCCCCGAGCTCGACCGCGAGGCCGTTTCGGTCTGA